The Caloenas nicobarica isolate bCalNic1 chromosome 33, bCalNic1.hap1, whole genome shotgun sequence genome contains the following window.
aggctgggggggcCACAGCCGCCCCTTTCCTGCCGGCGCCAGCCCCTCGCCCCAGCCTGTTTCCTGTCTCCGGTCGCTGCTATTTTCAGGCTGTGAGTGGGGAAGAGTCGAACGGTGCGGCCGTGGCACAGCCCGGCACGTGCACCAGCCACCTCGAGCACACGGCCACGGAGCCAGGCACCCACGGTGacgtccccactgtccccagtaACGTCCCCGTCCCTCCGGCCAGCCCACGCAGCTCTGGTGCATCACACCGGAGGGACGAGCCACCGGTGTGGGGTCGGGGTGCCGGTGCCGAGCCCCGCAGTGCCGGGAGGAGCCGGGCAGGATCCATCCGTGCTGCTTCACACAGGGTGTCACCACGGGGTGTCACCGCGGCCCATCCGCCCGCGGCATCCGCCCCCGGGACCCGCTCACCGGCAGCCCTGGCCAGGGACCGGCCCAGTTCCTGCAGCGCCTCCGGCttcccctgcagctgcagcGGGGCTGGTCGGGggccctgtgacccccccgggaccctgTGCCCCTCCCTGGGACCCCACAAACAACCCCCCCGAGACCCCGCGCTCACCCGATGTGGTTGGTCCTCAGGCTGATCTCCAGCTCACGCAGGACCTTGGTCGACTCCTGCACCCTCCGCCTGAACTTCTGGGGACAAAGCAGGTGCTGAGCCGTGCCCCCCCATGGCTCCCACCCTCCggagccccccagcacccccggcCCCTCACCTTCCGCGTGACGCCTGGCTCCAGGAAGCTCCGCAGCTTCTGGATGTAGGTGTGGGGGGGGCTCTTCACCTGGAACCGCtcctgggggggacaggggggcgGTGACACTGCACGGCAGCACGGACCCCACCTCAGCCCCCCCGTGACACCCCGGTCCCACACCTGGTCGCAGATGAGGTCCCACTTCTTCTCATTGTCGTACTGGCGCAGCAGCCGGGCCTTGTCCGGGGGCAGGTTCATGGAGCTCTGGGGGCAGAGTGGGGACTGTCACCCTAGGGGACACGGAGACACTGGGACACTCCCCACCCCGGGGGCACCCAGACCCACGGCACATCCAGGGTCCCCCCCTGAGGGACACTGGGACACTGGGGCACTGGTGCCACACATGTGGCATGGAGACAGCAGTGCCATCATTGCTACGTGCCAGCCACCGGCAGCACCAAATCTCGTCAGCGCCAACCCGTCCTTCCTGTCTGCACCCGCTTCCTCGCCAGAAAACCGCAGCCTCCGCTCCCCGACCGTGGCCACGGCGCTTGCCGGGGTGCTGGGCATCGTCCCGGCGGAGAGTGGGGAACACTGGGGCAAGACGTGGCCTGGGACACGGGTGTCACCAAGGACACCAACGGGATGCCAGGGTGGAAACTGGGGATACTGGGTGGCCGTGGGCTTGAGGCTGCCCTAGCGGGCGATGCCACCCCGGCGAGGTGGCCGCGGCACAGCACCGTTAGCAGGATACGGCCATCACCGCAGCGGGGAGGTGCCGACGTTCCGCCCGCCCCGTGGCAGCTAAAATTATCCCTCCCCTGGTCATCTCGGTCCCACGGAGCTGCAGGAAACCGGGGCAGAGCCTGGGCGAGGCCGGGCACCCGGGGGGGGGCGCGGGAGGGGGACAGTCCAACGGGAGCAGGGATGTCACCACCGGGACGGGGTCCCACCAAAATTGCCACGGGGACGGGGATGTTGGCTCCCTCCCCGTGGGGCCGCAGTTCTTTGGCCACGACGGCAAAATCCCGGGGACGGAGGCGCGTGGGGGGGGGGACGTGGAGTCCCcgggcaggggcggggggcactgggggggctgtgaaGCGCAGCCGCCCTCGTTCCCGCCGCTCGGCTTCCTGCCTTTGTGGCGGGAGCGCGGCCGCTCCTGGCCGGGCATTTCCTCCGCCCCCGCCCGGCTCCGGGACCccctcccgctgccccgggACTCAGCCCCCGCCAGGGACCGGGGGCTACCGCGGCTGGAGCccaccctggggctgggggacacttCGGGACAAATCCTGCCCGTTCGGGGGCCACCAGCCCCGTTAcatgatgaaatattttcctccccagcaccgggatggggattttggggggggcggCACCGAAGTTCCCCCGGTGCCGCCACCCCCAAAATCTCCACCCTGGCGTTGGTGTCAGCCAGCAGGATGTGTCCCCCGCATCCACTCCGCGTGGGATGCGGGGACGGTCAACAGCCCCGCGGGCGGGTGCCACTCGCCACTGGGGACACAGTCCCGCGCCGTGGGTGCAagtgccccccgctgccccccgcttcGGGCTCGCGGAGCCCCGTGGGGCCACGCTCGGCATTTCCTGCCCGGCCGCGGCTTCCGCTGGCTACAGCCACCACCGGGACAGCTGTGCCGTGGTGTCCCTGGTGTCACCTGGCCGTGGTGTCCCCCCAAAAGAAAGCCGCGGATGTGCCACCCCAGCCATGGGGCCACCGCGCTGTGTGACAAGCCAGCGGCTGGTGGGTCGCGGTGGCCCCCACGGCATTGGGGGTCCCGGTAGCACCAGGGTCacgggggatggggggggggcggtgagGCCACCGCTGAGCCGTGTCCCCGGTAATCGGGTGGCACCGCAGCCTTGGTGAGCGCTACGGTGCGGCCACCGCCCCGGCTGTCACAGCGGAGTGGGGACACACAGCGCCCGTGCCGACGGGGCCACCGCACCCACGAGGACCCGTGTGACACCCCCGAGGGGACTTTCCCGGATCGAAAAGTCTCGGGGCCGACGGGACTCCCCACGGCGGCATCGGGAGCCGCGTCACTCCTCGGGACTGTCCCGGGACGGGCTTCCCCcggggctgctcccagccccgcgGCCACTGCCCATGCCCGCGGGCAGCGGCGCTCCCTGTCCGCCCCCGGTTCCTCCGGCCGCCGGTGCCGTCCCCGCGGTCCCCGCCCGCCCGTAGCCGGACGCCGggggggagcgcggcggcggggcgcgtCCGGCCCGGGAGGTCGCAGCGTAGGGGTccggggagggagcgagcgggAGGGCGCAGCGGGACCGGAGGGAGCGGAGCGGGAGCAGGGACGGGGCGCGGGGGAAGCGCCCTGGGGAGGCGCCCCGGGAACCGGAGGaccgcggcgggcggggccgggggtcgGTCTCTCACCAGCACCAGGGCGAAGCGCTCCTCCAGCTCGCAGGGCTCCGGCATCGGCATCTTGCCCGGGGCGAGGAgcccgggcccccccgggcccgccgccgctcccgggcCCCGGGCCAGCGCCTCCCCGTCCGCGCTCTCCACGTTCCCCATCCCCGGCCCAGGCACCGGGGGGCGGCGGAGGAGGCACAAGCCCGTTGCGtccggccgccgctgccgcctcccgggcccgcccggccccgccccgccccgccccgccccgccgggctgcCCGCGGTGCCGCGGCGGagccgccagggggcgcccaagggcgggcgggcggcggcgccacCGGGGGGCGCCCGACGGCAGGCAGAGAGCCCGAGGTACCGATTGGCCCGACCACGGCCACGACAGCCAATGAGCGTCGCGCTTCTATGCGGGGGAGGACGTGCCTGGCCAACGGCAGCGCTCGGGTGCGGCCGGCCGCCAATGGGCGGTGGCGGCGGTtcgccccgccccgcctcgAATGGTGGCAACGGACCAATAGAACGAGGCAGAGGGCGGGTTTCCGCGATGCGGCAGCCaatgggggctggggggcggggcggAGTGGGGACGGTTCGCGGCCTGGCACGGACGGGAGGCGCCGCGCAGGTGAGCGCTgaggggccgcggcgggggcggcccggcccaggggtccccgccgcccccccgggccCTGGCGGCAGCCAcgggcccggggcggccccCACCGCCCCGCCAGGCCTCACCCGGGGGGCCCGGCCTGGGCGGCTCCTGACCCCCCACAGGCCGCGctgccggggggcggcgggtcCGCGGGGTCCGGCCCCGCTGCGGCTCCGGGGGCTGTGGCGGGGCGGGcgccgcggcggccccgcggagGTGCCCGCAGGGGAGGGGGCGGTTGCTGGCGGCCCGGGGCAGCGCCGGCTGCGGGGCCGGGTGGGTAAAGGTCGCCCGGCAGCGCCGGGCCCAGTTCCCGCTGCCGGCAGCGCCCGGGGGCGTCACCAGCGAAACCGAAACGGCTCCGGCCACGGTGACTCGGGCCGCCCTCCGGGCCCTTGGCCCCTCCgggaggcagctcctgcctgacGAAACGCGCTGTCACCGCCGCACCCCCGCGGGGACGCGGCCCCACGGCCCTTGCGCAACCCCCGGGCTCTGCGGCTGCCCCACGGGAGCCGCGGGGCCCAGCCGGGAGGGCCCCGTTGGCGTGGGGACACCAGCCCGGTGACAAACGGTCTCTCGCTGGGGGGACACCTGTGCAGTCCAGGGGTGGCAGAAGGAGACCCCAGGCTGTCCCCTCCGCCCAGGGACACCAGTTGACGTCCCCATGGTCTGTGCCTCATTGGGCACTGTCTGCTTGGCCTGTTCGGTCCCCTCCGCCTCTCGGGGACAGGTGGTTCGTGTCACTTGCTGGGCTGGTTGGGCTCCCGCAGGGTgaacagctctggctgagcCGGCTGGACTGGGGGCTGCCGGAGGGGCTGGAGCGAGaaggggcaaggaggaggaggaggaggctccGCGGGGAATCTCAAGCTGCCGGAGCCACCTCTGGGGACGTCATTACAGGCACTAATAGCAGCTTGGCACAAAGACgctttccagctgctggaagagctTCTGCGGGGTTGGGGGctccccaggggcagccccgGTCTCGCAACAGCCCGCAACACTTGCACCAGCTGGGGGAGGACGCCCTGCACACCCAGCCGGCGCAGAAACGGCAGATCCTGAGCAGGCGGCAGCTCCTGCCGCTCGCTCCGCACGGGACGGGCAGGATTTTGGTCCCactgagctctgctgggagctggaggggcCCCGGCGTCCCCCTCACCCTCCTCCCCTCTTGCAGTTTGCACCTCTGCGAAGCGGCCAGTGGGCCCCCTCCCAGCCCGGCACCATGAACGTCTTCAACCGAAACATCAACTTTGACGCCCTCTTCAAGTTCTCCCACATGTGAGTAACTGTGCTTGAGTTTGGGGGGCAGTTCCCAGAGGGGTGCGCTGGCCTCACCGCCACCCGCTCGCCTGCAGCTCGGCCTCCACCCAGGAGCACCTGAAGAAGGTCTATGCCAGCTTCGCTCTCTGCATGTTCGTGGCGGCCGCAGGCGCCTACGTCAACGTGGTGACCCACCTCTTCCAGGTGAGGGGACTTTGGGGCACGGCGAGCGATCCCTGTGCTCGCACCCCCCTGCCTGTGCGGCCCCGGCGAGGCAATGCCAGGTCCCCACCCACCTCTCGCCCCCCAGTTCAGCCTCCTGACCGGCCTGGGCTCCCTGGGGCTGATGATCTGGCTGACGGCCACCCCGCACAGCCGCGAAACGGAGCAGAagaggctggggatgctggCCGGCTTCGCCTTCCTGACGGGTACGTGGGCACCGGGGACTCCCCCAGGCCCTGTGGGACTCTGAGCCCTGGGAATGGAAGGGACAAGGGCCCCAACACAGCCCAAAATGGCTCCAGTGAcaccctgctctgtccctccaGGCATCAACCTGGGGCCCCTCCTGGAAATGTGCATCTCCATCAACCCCAGGTAGGAGTGtgaccccccgcccccccagcccctccccatcACCCCTCCCAGCCTCGTCACCCCCCCTCCTTTCTCCTAGCATCATCCCCACCGCCTTTCTGGGCACCGCCACCATCTTCGCCTGCTTCTCCCTGAGCGCCCTGTACGCCCGACGCCGCAGCTTCCTCTACCTGGGAGGTGAGGGGGGACccggggaggtttgggggctCCCTGCACGGGGCGGGAGGCACCCCAGGGTGGGTCACAGCACCAGGTGTCactccctgccctctccccgCAGGTTTCCTGCTCTCCGGCCTCACCCTGAtgcttctctcctccctggttAACGCCTTCATGGGATCCACTTGGCTCTTCACGGTGAGCCCCAGGACGGGCAGACAACGTCACCCCACACCCCTGACCCCAGCTCGGGGCTGTCCCCATCTAACgtcccctctccctcccacaGGCCAACCTCTACCTGGGGCTGATGGTCACCTGTGGCTTCGTGCTCTTCGACACGCAGCTCATCATCGAGAAGGCAGAGAGCGGGGACAAGGATTACATCTGGTGGGTGACAGGGCCAGAGGGGACACGCAGGGGACAGGACGGGCCCCCCTGAGcgtgtccctctgtccccgcaGGCACTGCATCGATCTCTTCCTCGACTTTGTCAACATCTTCCGGGATCTCCTGATGATCCTGGGTGTGACCGAGGTGGGTGACAGTCCCCAGGGCATGGCCTGGTGGGGGGACGGGGTCACGGCCCCGGGGGTGAGCAGCCACCTCTCCTCTTGCAGAACAAGAAGAAGGCGAAGAAGTGAAGCAGCTCCAGGCCGAGATGGAGCTGTCCCCGTccaggtccctgtgtccccaccctGTCCCTCTCCCGTTCATTAAAGGGGTTGCGCTTTGCTGCCGCTGAACGGCAGCTGGAAGCTTTCGCACCTTGTGGGTTTTTCTCGTTTCGCTTTTCTTTGATTAGAAACCAGCCACTTTGTGGCTTCCGCTGGACTTcagctccccccaccccaccccagctCCCCCTGAACCCGGTCCCTTGCTCAGACGtttgtccccagccccacgggtGACACGTCCCCACCTCCCCCTTGTGCCGGCAGCCGGGACGTTCCCCCACCCAGGCAGCCGTGGGCCCCCCCGTGCCAGCTGGGGGGTGGGTGGTTGGACCCCCCAAAGCCAAACTCAAGGGAGGAGCCTTCTCTGCTTCAGCACCAGTGCCAAGAAATACCAACGGCGAAGAAACCGCGTCGTGGGCTGAGCCGCTGAGCCGAAGGGCTTTGGTTCCCAGCTCTCCCCATCCTGCCGCCGCCTCTTTGTACCGGGACGATTCAATAAAAACGCTCAAAAACTCCAGCTTCTCagccccctccctcctgccgACGCAGAGGCAGCGGCTGCACGAGGACGTATATAAATAACCCAGGGGGGCGCTTTATTGAGTTAAAAACCTGGCGGCGGGGGCTGTACACTGCAATAGCACCATCGGAGAGAGGTGTTGGGGAGAAAACAGGGCATCgggaccccccccaccccgggcagCACCCCCGGCCAGGCTGGGGGAGTGGGGGGCAGCGAGGGGGGGTGGAAGACGTGCAAGTGCGGCGGCGGGggctcagccctggctgccGCAGGAGGAGAGGCTGTCGTACAGGGAGTCGCTGAGCGACTCGGAGTGCTCCAGCGTGGGGGGGCCGTGCCCCCCGTCCCGGGACTGCGCCTCTGTGCTGCCCTCGTCCCCCACGTCCGAGGCGCTGGGGGtgcggctgctgctggcactCAGGGCAGGGGGCAGTGGTGGAGGGGCCTCCAAGGACGCCCCTCGATGTCCGGCTGGGCTGCAGACGGGTGCCTGGGGAGGGACGATGGCATGGGGGGGGCTCACTGTGAcgccccccagctccctgccaatGCCAGTTacaccccagggctgggggtcccacagccccccctTACCAGTGCAGGCCGGTGCAGCCCCCCGGGGGGGCTGAGGAAGGGGTCGGCGGCACCACAGGCTTTGGCGTTGGGGAAGGTCCAGTTCTTGCTCTGCTGGACGCGCCGCGGCTTCCCGGCATCAGCACCGGCATCGGCATCTGCAGGGAAATGGAGTGGGGGGGGGTCAGTGCTGGGCTGtaggccccccccccccaccccaccaccCCCCGCTGCACCTTGCACGAGCCTTGGTGACACCCAGCACCCTGGTGGGGCTTTGTCAACCCCTGGCACTGTGACACTGACCTTGGGGACCGGCATGGGGGccggggggccctggggggtgACACGCCGGGGTGATCCGGTGCTTTCcggccaccagcagctcctcggCACTGGGCACCTCCCGCTCCAGTGTCCGGGCCTTGCGCGGCACTTTGGTGATGGGGGGCAGCGGTGCCGGCACGGTGCCGGGTAGCGGCTCGGGGCGGCCCCGCGGTTTGGGGGTGCTCTtggtggggacccccccataGTCAGGGGGTGGGAAGGTCCCAATCCCACTGTCCAGCGTCCGCGTCAGTGACCCGCAGGCTGCTGGCACACGGGGGTGTCAGTGCCAGGGCGGGGGGTCAGCCCCGGTGCCCCCACCCTGCCAGTCgcccccccacaccccctcACCGGCAAAATGCTGCGACATCCCCGATTCCGACAAACTCTCGTCTGACGGCAGCTCGTCCCGGAGCCCCACATCGGGCACCTGTGTGGGGGAGAGGGTGAGCGGCCACGGGGACCCCTCAGAGCAGGGCGCGTGGCTGGTGGCAATATGGGGGGGGGGCTTCACCTTGTTGGGGGGCTCCCGCAGGTGCCCCACGATGCCGTTGCGGGGCGGGTGGCACAGCCGGGGGTCTTTGGCGTCGGGGGGGACCCTCCGGAGGTCACAGAGCTCCTGCTTGTGCTCCAGGCGGCTCTCGTAGGGAACGTCCTTCCCGtccaccctggggacagcgcCAGAGCGGGGGGCTgagggggggacacccccatcctcaccacccccccccagcccaggggcCACCACTGACctgtccagcagctgctgcatgaAGGTCTCAGCCGTCACCTCCTGGTACATGACCGGCAGGGGCCCGGGGGCGCGGGGAGGCCCGCGGGGACGCCCCTTGTCCAGCGCCTGCAGGAAGCCATGCTCCTCCCGCAGCGCCTTGCGCAGATCCTCCGCCTTCTCCATCAGCTTCGAGATGTTCAGGCTCTCGGCTTCCAGCTTGCGGGCGGCCAGTTTGACCTCCCGGCGCAGGGGGGCCGGGGTCCCGGCCCAGTCCCGCCCGCGGCCCCCATCCCCGCGCCGGCTCAGGGCCGGCAGTTTGCTCCGGCGCAGGCCGAACCAGCTGGCCAGGCCACCGGCCGCCTTCCCCTTGGCCTCGCCGGCCAGCGGCcgctcctgcccctgcagccGCAGCACGTTCTCCTCGATGCCCTTCATCACCTTCTCCTCGATGGCCGAGTGCCCGGCGGCGCCCGGCACTGTCCCCGTGCCGGGGGTCTCAGGGGCCGCCAGCGCTTTGCGAGGTCCCGCCGCCGCCTTGGCCCCCGCTGGCTCCTCGCCCCGCGGCGTCGCGGCTTTGCCGGCGCCCGCCTTGGTGGGCAGTTTGGTGGGGCTGCCGTGGGGGCTGCGGCTGGCCTtggcggggggggccgggggacCCCGCGAGGGGGTCCTGCCGCCGGTGGGGCGGTTCTTGCCCCCCGCCTTGCCGGGCTCGCCCATGGAGCAGGAGGAGTAGCAGCGGGCCAGGGGCTCCCCGGCGTGCGCCGGTTCGGGGTGCTTCAGGctgccccccaagcccccccggggcgggggccgcggtTCAGCCCCATGGCCCCGCTCGGGCCGCCCTGGGCCGGGGGGCTCGCGGCCCTCGGCCCCCCGCAGCTTGCCCAGGGCGGCCAGGCGCTCCTTGAAGGGCAGGTAGCCCGGCTCGGGGGACTTCTTGCCAGGCCGGCGGGAAGGGGCTGAGCCGCCGGTACTGCggcgggtgctggggggggaggCAGCCACCCGCTCCCcgctgggggggggtcccggcggCCCCGGGGTCTGCTCGGCTGCCTCGtaggcgcgggggggggggcaggcggggggctCGGGGGAGCCGGGCTGCGGGGGGGTGCCGGGGGAGGCGCGGCAGCTGAGCGCCGGAGAGGCCTCGGGGTTGCCGCCGCGGCAGGGGATCTTGGAGGCGcgggggagctgggggctgaGGCGCAGCgccgcgggcgggggcggcagcTTGAGCACCTTGGGGGGGTTTGTGCCCCCCCCGGGTGAGAGCGGCGCGAAGCCGCCCTCGGGGGTCTCCTCGCCCAGCGCGTACAGCCCCAGGAACGCGGGGTGATCGCCGCGCCGCTGCCGGGGGGGGCCCCCGGGGGCTTCGCCATTGCGCCGGCAGCACCCCCCGTCGCTGCGCAGCAGCCGCTCGGCCAGGGCGCTGAGCAGGGCCCCCCGCGGCGGAGCGGCCTCCTCCGGCgaggagcaggggctgccctcGGCCCCCCGCCACCCCGCAGCAGCCCCCGGTCCCCGCAGAGGGCAGGGGGGCCAGGCCGGGGCAGCGCAGGGCTcgggggagccgggggaggCCGGGGGTGGCCCCAGCAGCGGGTCCGTCTCCTCCAGCTTGCGCAGCACCTCCAGGATCTGGGCTTTCTTCTTGAAGAAGGGGGAGAGGGCGTCCAGGGgcggggtgctggggctgagcccggGGCTGCCCAGTGGCACCGATGGGGTCACCTGCGGGGACCGGGCACCGTCACCCTGCGGGCACCTGGCACTgagccccacagcaccgtgcTGGGACGCCCTGGGGGCACCACGGGTGGAGGGGGACGGAGGGAGGGACACAATGGGGCTTGGGATGGGATacaaggggttggggacagggacaccggGGGCAAAGGGTTTGGAGCAGGGACATCCCAGGCAGAGGGACTTGGGGAGGGGGACGCCATGGACCCAGAgagggggacagcagggatgggcCCAGAAAGTGGGGTACCGCAATCCTGGGGACACT
Protein-coding sequences here:
- the TMBIM6 gene encoding bax inhibitor 1; this translates as MNVFNRNINFDALFKFSHISASTQEHLKKVYASFALCMFVAAAGAYVNVVTHLFQFSLLTGLGSLGLMIWLTATPHSRETEQKRLGMLAGFAFLTGINLGPLLEMCISINPSIIPTAFLGTATIFACFSLSALYARRRSFLYLGGFLLSGLTLMLLSSLVNAFMGSTWLFTANLYLGLMVTCGFVLFDTQLIIEKAESGDKDYIWHCIDLFLDFVNIFRDLLMILGVTENKKKAKK
- the NCKAP5L gene encoding nck-associated protein 5-like, coding for MSESVAEAPGDGSPAALGETGTSHELLRRLRELEAENSALAQANENQRETYERCLDEVANHVVQALLNQKDLREECIKLKKRVFDLERQNQALSDLFQQKLQLSAGSLPQLLLHPVPVPPDAPASPQPGSAEQPPPPLPPSRCIPVPEVTPSVPLGSPGLSPSTPPLDALSPFFKKKAQILEVLRKLEETDPLLGPPPASPGSPEPCAAPAWPPCPLRGPGAAAGWRGAEGSPCSSPEEAAPPRGALLSALAERLLRSDGGCCRRNGEAPGGPPRQRRGDHPAFLGLYALGEETPEGGFAPLSPGGGTNPPKVLKLPPPPAALRLSPQLPRASKIPCRGGNPEASPALSCRASPGTPPQPGSPEPPACPPPRAYEAAEQTPGPPGPPPSGERVAASPPSTRRSTGGSAPSRRPGKKSPEPGYLPFKERLAALGKLRGAEGREPPGPGRPERGHGAEPRPPPRGGLGGSLKHPEPAHAGEPLARCYSSCSMGEPGKAGGKNRPTGGRTPSRGPPAPPAKASRSPHGSPTKLPTKAGAGKAATPRGEEPAGAKAAAGPRKALAAPETPGTGTVPGAAGHSAIEEKVMKGIEENVLRLQGQERPLAGEAKGKAAGGLASWFGLRRSKLPALSRRGDGGRGRDWAGTPAPLRREVKLAARKLEAESLNISKLMEKAEDLRKALREEHGFLQALDKGRPRGPPRAPGPLPVMYQEVTAETFMQQLLDRVDGKDVPYESRLEHKQELCDLRRVPPDAKDPRLCHPPRNGIVGHLREPPNKVPDVGLRDELPSDESLSESGMSQHFAACGSLTRTLDSGIGTFPPPDYGGVPTKSTPKPRGRPEPLPGTVPAPLPPITKVPRKARTLEREVPSAEELLVAGKHRITPACHPPGPPGPHAGPQDADAGADAGKPRRVQQSKNWTFPNAKACGAADPFLSPPGGLHRPALAPVCSPAGHRGASLEAPPPLPPALSASSSRTPSASDVGDEGSTEAQSRDGGHGPPTLEHSESLSDSLYDSLSSCGSQG